In Pectobacterium actinidiae, the DNA window AAATTCATTATATTAGGTATTGTTAATTGCTTTAATGCTGACTACGCTTCACGTTACGGAGTGATGGATTTCCGATGAGGCAGGAAGTGTAACGTTATTCATACGTTCGTTGTCTTGTGTCGTACAGAGAATTTAATTCATTATTTTTGTATGAGAATACCTGTCGTGATTGCCGACTGTAGAGCCCTTGATATCTGCAATCGGAAATCAGTGTATGAATAGCAACCAGGGCATGATGATGTTAAAAATTACCTTTTTGGATAAAGGCTCACTGCCTGAAACCATTTTCCTGAAGAAGACGAGTTTTAGGCGTCCACAATGCCGCCATGAATGGATTGAATATAACTATACCTCGCCCGATCACGTTATCGCCCGAGCAAAAGACACCCACGTTATCATCACGAATAAAGCCCTATTAACGCGAGACACCTTGGCCGCGTTGCCTGAGTTGAAGCTGATTGCCGTAACGGCAACAGGTACTGACAATATCGATCTTGTTGCCGCCAAAGAACTGGGTATCACGGTCAAAAATGTGCCGGGCTACTCGACGCAAGCCGTATCTGAGCATGTGATTGCTATGATTTTCGCGCTAAAGCACAGCCTGATGGCGTGGTATCGCGATCAACTGGGGGACCGCTGGGTCAGTCAGTCGCAATTTGCCTATTTTGATCATCCGGTCAAGGATATCGCTGGCGCTACGCTGGGTATCATCGGGGCGGGTACGATTGGGCGGGAAGTCGCGCGTCTGGCACAGGCGCTGGGGATGAAGGTGATTTTTGCCGAGCACCGGGGCGTCTCACAGTGTCGTGCCGGATATCTGCCGTTTGAGGAGGTTCTGCGGCAGGCTAATGTGATTTCACTTAACTGCCCACTCAATGCGAGCACGAAGCATCTGATTAATGCGGAGACGCTCGCTTTGTGCAAGCCCACCGCGTTTATTATTAACACCGCCAGAGGTGGGTTGATTGATGAGGATGCGCTGGCAGCGGCATTGCAGCAGCGTGTCATTGCGGGGGCAGCATTAGACTGCCTGACGCAAGAACCGCCAGCAAAAGACAACCCATTAATGGTTGCGGCGAAAACCCTGCCTAATCTTCTGATTACTCCGCATATCTCGTGGACTTCTGCCTCATCATTGCAATTGTTGATGGAAAAGACGATTGAAAATATTGATGAGTATGCTCAGCAGAATGGATACAAATAAGGTGTAATTTGATTTCGCCGGGTAGGAAGGAATATTGCCCGGCAGAGGAATTATGATATTCATCAATTTTAATTGATTATCAAAATTGAACGTTTCAACGGGGTGAATATTTCATAGTCGATTATCTATGTCGTTCTCGCTATATCCACAGGGAATAAAAACAGCGCGCGTCAGACCTAAAGTGAAAGCGTTATTAGTTGTGATTATTCCGAATCACCTCGTGGTTGTGTGAGAGAATATTTATTTCTTAATAATAACGGAAGTAAATAATAGAGTGAGTGTATTGATATTTTTCGGCGGTAAGACTCGATTAATGAGAAAACGGATGGATGGATGGTATTGTCATCCGCCCCAGATCGTCTGAACGGGGCGGAGACGAGACGTTACTGAAAGCTATCGCTATTAGCGTTTCTGGATATACGTCATTGCCAATGCGAGTGCCAGAACCAGACCTTTGATTATATCCATCGCGTAATAAGGCACGGAGAGCATCACCAATCCATTCTGCAAGACGCCAAGAATAACGGCACCGAGTAGCGTACCCAGCGCGTTGGGCTTGCCGGATCCCGCCAGCGAGAAACCGATGTAGGCGGCGGCAACGGCATCCATCAAATAGCCGCCTCCAGCATTGACCTGCGAAGAACCGATGCGCGATGCCAGCAAGATACCGCCTAGTGCCGCGAGCAGTGAAGAAAAGATATAAGCCTGCACCCGATAACGTGCGGTGCGAATGCCCGCCAGCCGCGCGGCTTCTGGATTACCGCCAATCGCATACATCCGGCGACCGTGTTTGGTGAGGGACAGATACAGCTGTACCAGTACCGTTACCGCCAGCATGATGACAACAATGACCGGCACCTGACCTAATGTGGCAAAGAATTCAGGAATGACGCCTTCTGCCATTTCACCGCTGGGCAGCACCATGTTCTGCGTGATGGAACCGCCATAGCTGTAAGTCATCGCCACGCCCTGAATGACGAACAGACTGGCGAGCGTCGCCAGCATATCGGGAATCTTGAGCACGACGATGAGGAAGGCGTTGAATAGCCCGACCAGCGTACACAGCAGCAGCGTCAGGACAATTGCCCCGGTAGTGCCGAATCCATGCCAGACGAAAAGCGAGATAACCAGCGCATTAGCCAGCGAGGCTGTCGATCCTACGGAAAGGTCGAATCCGCCCACGGACAACGAAATAGAAACACCAATGGCAATCACCGTAACGATGGCGATAGAACGCAGAATATTGATGATGTTGTACGGGTCGAGAAAGTTGTCCGACGCTAACCCGAAGAGCGCAATCAGGGCCACAACCGTGATCAGCATGCCCCATTTATAGAGAAACTCGAAAACGTGGTGACGGAAGGGGATCGCCCCGTTAGATGACAGTGGGTGACTCACGCGGGAGTTCCTCCAGTTGAATATAAAAGTAGGGTTTCTTCATCAATCTCAGCGGCATTCAGCTCTGCGACAATACGTCCATCCCATAGCACGCAGATGCGATCGCAGAGTCCGACCAGTTCGGAGAACTCGCCTGACGCATAAATAATACCTTTGCCTTGACGGGCGAGGTCGTCAATCAGCGTGAACAAATCCTGTTTGGCCTTGATATCGACGCCTTTGGTGGGTTCATCAAAAATCAGCACTTGTGCTTCACTGCGCAGCCACTTGCCGATAGCCACTTTCTGTTGATTCCCGCCCGATAGACGTGCCAGTTTTTGCGCCGGGCCGGTGGTACGAACGGCTAGTTGCTTAACGATCTGTTTTGCCCAGCTCACGGCCTTGCCGCGGCTAAATAGGCTCCAGCGTGAAAAGCTGTCGGTGGCGGTGATACTGAGATTCATGGTGACAGATTCAGCAATAAAAATGCCTTCTTTGCGACGCTCTTCAGGAACCAGCGCCAGACCCTGTTCGACGGACTGGTGCGGGGAATGCGGTCGCCAGGGTTTACCACGATATTCACCCTGTGCGATCTGGCAGGGTTCCGCGCCGAACAGCGCTTTACACAGCTCGGTTTTCCCCGCGCCAGCCAGCCCGGCAATCCCTAAAATTTCCCCTTTGCGCAGCGTGAGAGAAATATTGTGCAGCAGCGTTTCATCGTGCAAACCCGTGACCTGAAGTAGCGTTTCTGCGGACGGTGTCGTTCGGCGCGGTGGGAAGATATCGTCGAGTCGATGCCCCAGCATTCTCTCGACAATTTCTTCGCCGCTGAGCCCCTGCATCGGACCGCTGCTGACAAACTCGCCGTCACGCAGGACCGTCAACGTATCGCAGATTTCGCTCAGCTCATGAATACGGTGGGAAATAAACACGATTCCGATGCCATCAGCCTGTAAGCGGCGTACCACCTGAAAGAGACGTGCGCTTTCGGCCTGATCTAACGGGGCGGTGGGTTCATCTAAAATTAGGAAGCGACATTCGTGAGATAAGGCACGGGCGAGCAGAATTTGCTGTTTCTCCGCGAGCGAGCAGGTATCCAGCCGTTGACGGACATTGAGGTGGACGCCAAGCTGGTCAAGCAGCGCCTGCGCCTGACGGTAGATCTGCGGCCAACTCAACAGATGACCGTCCTGCGCCAGCGTATCTAGCATAATGTTTTCCGCCACGGACAACGTGGGAACCAGCGCGACATCGACTTCCTGCTGCACCAGATGAATACCGTATCGCTTGGCATCACGTGGTGAATGGACGTCGACCTGCTTACCATTGATCAGAATGTCGCCCTGATAATGATCGTAAGCGCCTGATAAGATCGTCATGAGCGTGGATTTACCCGCGCCGTTTGCGCCAGTCAGCGCATGAATCGACCCACCTTCCAGTGTGAAATTAACCTGCTTGAGGGCGTGGAAACCAGAAAAGGAGATGGAAATGTTGTGCATTTCCAGTCGGCTTTGGGAGGTTGGGATCATGGTCGGTAACGCTCTTGGCGGTCAGGGTCATGAAATAACGGAAAAGAAAGGTAGCACATATCCCAGAGAATTTAATATAGCTTCAAGTGTTTGAGAGTCATTAGCTATGAACGAAAAGGCATAAATTAAATAAAAAAGTTCTTAAGCTGGCGCAGACAAGTGAATAAGATGGGATTATCAACAGGGTAGCGCAGCAGATTCGTCTATCAGACAAACATAGTATAAGAGCCGTGTTCAAGAGAGGGCGCGGCGAGGAATATTCAACATGCACACAACCACAGTCCGCGTACAGGTTGGCCCCGCCAACTATTTTTCTTTCCCCGGCGCTATCGATAAGCTGCTGGAGTTTTATCCGCCGGACGTACTGAAAAACGCGCTGTGGATCTACGGGGAGCGGGCGATTGCTGCGGCTCGGCCGTATTTACCCGCCGAATTCGATGCGCCTTCAGCTCGCCGCGTTCAGTTTGGTGCACATTGTAGCGAAGGGGAAGTCGCAAAACTGGTGGCGCAAGCGGGCGATGAATGTCGGGTTGTTATTGGCGTCGGCGGCGGAGCGGTGTTGGATACCGCGAAGGTCGCCGCGCGTCATATTGGCGTGCCGCTGGTGGCGATTCCAACTATCGCAGCGACCTGTGCGGCCTGGACGCCGCTGTCTGTATGGTATAACGATGCCGGGCAGGCGCTGCGCTTCGAGATTTTCACTGATGCTAACCATCTGGTGTTGGTGGAACCGCGGATTATGCTGGCTGCACCTGTGGAATACTTGTTGGCTGGCGTCGGCGATACGCTGGCGAAGTGGTATGAAGCCGTCGTTCTCAGTCCTCAGCCTGAAACGCTGCCTCTGTCTGTTCGGCTGGGCTTACAGGCCGCGCTGGATATCCGCAATGTATTACTGCAACAAAGTGCCGCAGCGCTGGATGCCGTCGAGCGTGGTGAATTGACACAGGATTTTCTTGATGTGGTGGATGCGATCATTGCCGGTGGCGGCATGGTTGGCGGGTTGGGGGAGCGTTATACCCGCGTGGCGGCAGCGCATGCGGTTCATAACGGTTTAACGGTGTTGCCGCAAACCGAACGCTTCCTACACGGCACTAAAGTGGCCTATGGCATTCTGGTACAAAGCGCGTTACTGGGGGATAGCGACACGTTGCTTCAATTGCAGGAGGCGTTTAAAGCATTTGGTTTGCCGACCTCGCTGGCCGCACTGGATGTGGATATTCACGATCGCGCT includes these proteins:
- a CDS encoding sugar ABC transporter ATP-binding protein, whose product is MIPTSQSRLEMHNISISFSGFHALKQVNFTLEGGSIHALTGANGAGKSTLMTILSGAYDHYQGDILINGKQVDVHSPRDAKRYGIHLVQQEVDVALVPTLSVAENIMLDTLAQDGHLLSWPQIYRQAQALLDQLGVHLNVRQRLDTCSLAEKQQILLARALSHECRFLILDEPTAPLDQAESARLFQVVRRLQADGIGIVFISHRIHELSEICDTLTVLRDGEFVSSGPMQGLSGEEIVERMLGHRLDDIFPPRRTTPSAETLLQVTGLHDETLLHNISLTLRKGEILGIAGLAGAGKTELCKALFGAEPCQIAQGEYRGKPWRPHSPHQSVEQGLALVPEERRKEGIFIAESVTMNLSITATDSFSRWSLFSRGKAVSWAKQIVKQLAVRTTGPAQKLARLSGGNQQKVAIGKWLRSEAQVLIFDEPTKGVDIKAKQDLFTLIDDLARQGKGIIYASGEFSELVGLCDRICVLWDGRIVAELNAAEIDEETLLLYSTGGTPA
- a CDS encoding oxidoreductase yields the protein MHTTTVRVQVGPANYFSFPGAIDKLLEFYPPDVLKNALWIYGERAIAAARPYLPAEFDAPSARRVQFGAHCSEGEVAKLVAQAGDECRVVIGVGGGAVLDTAKVAARHIGVPLVAIPTIAATCAAWTPLSVWYNDAGQALRFEIFTDANHLVLVEPRIMLAAPVEYLLAGVGDTLAKWYEAVVLSPQPETLPLSVRLGLQAALDIRNVLLQQSAAALDAVERGELTQDFLDVVDAIIAGGGMVGGLGERYTRVAAAHAVHNGLTVLPQTERFLHGTKVAYGILVQSALLGDSDTLLQLQEAFKAFGLPTSLAALDVDIHDRAALQAVIARTLQTGESIHYLPLTLNEDVLLAAFNTVEFAGK
- a CDS encoding 2-hydroxyacid dehydrogenase, with product MNSNQGMMMLKITFLDKGSLPETIFLKKTSFRRPQCRHEWIEYNYTSPDHVIARAKDTHVIITNKALLTRDTLAALPELKLIAVTATGTDNIDLVAAKELGITVKNVPGYSTQAVSEHVIAMIFALKHSLMAWYRDQLGDRWVSQSQFAYFDHPVKDIAGATLGIIGAGTIGREVARLAQALGMKVIFAEHRGVSQCRAGYLPFEEVLRQANVISLNCPLNASTKHLINAETLALCKPTAFIINTARGGLIDEDALAAALQQRVIAGAALDCLTQEPPAKDNPLMVAAKTLPNLLITPHISWTSASSLQLLMEKTIENIDEYAQQNGYK
- a CDS encoding ABC transporter permease encodes the protein MLITVVALIALFGLASDNFLDPYNIINILRSIAIVTVIAIGVSISLSVGGFDLSVGSTASLANALVISLFVWHGFGTTGAIVLTLLLCTLVGLFNAFLIVVLKIPDMLATLASLFVIQGVAMTYSYGGSITQNMVLPSGEMAEGVIPEFFATLGQVPVIVVIMLAVTVLVQLYLSLTKHGRRMYAIGGNPEAARLAGIRTARYRVQAYIFSSLLAALGGILLASRIGSSQVNAGGGYLMDAVAAAYIGFSLAGSGKPNALGTLLGAVILGVLQNGLVMLSVPYYAMDIIKGLVLALALAMTYIQKR